The following is a genomic window from Caproiciproducens sp. CPB-2.
CCATGGAAAGGATGGTCAAATTTGTCATCGGCGCTTTTGTGATCTGCGCGCTGATCGTTCCGCTCGCAAAAATCGTGCCGGAAATCTCCATGAGCATTCAGACGGATTCAGACAGCCCGGTCAATTCACAGCTTGAAAAAACGGTGGAAAAGCAGTATTCCGCCGCCGCGCAGGAGAGTATTACGAACTTGGTCGTATCGGAGTTGAACAATATCGATATTAAATGCAAAAATGTTAATGTGATTATGGATACAAACGAAGATGGCAGCATATCAATTAACAAGGTGGTTGTCATTCTGGCAAAAGGATATGGCAAGGACAGAGAAAAGGCTTCGGCTCATCTGGAAAAAACGTTAGG
Proteins encoded in this region:
- a CDS encoding stage III sporulation protein AF, which gives rise to MNAVREWSAAICMAALVAAMLQGLVPSGSMERMVKFVIGAFVICALIVPLAKIVPEISMSIQTDSDSPVNSQLEKTVEKQYSAAAQESITNLVVSELNNIDIKCKNVNVIMDTNEDGSISINKVVVILAKGYGKDREKASAHLEKTLGLKMEVSSDES